Proteins encoded within one genomic window of Felis catus isolate Fca126 chromosome C1, F.catus_Fca126_mat1.0, whole genome shotgun sequence:
- the KCNE4 gene encoding potassium voltage-gated channel subfamily E member 4 produces the protein MEPLNSTHPSTAAPSGHLVSHVPGSGSSNGNEYFYILVVMSFYGIFLIGIMLGYMKSKRREKKSSLLLLYKDEERLWGEAMKPLPMVSGLRSVQVPMMLNMLQESVAPALSCTLCSMEGDSVSSESSTPDVHLTIQEEGADDELGETSETLLNESSEGSSENIHQNS, from the coding sequence ATGGAGCCTCTGAACAGCACGCACCCCAGCACCGCAGCCCCCAGCGGCCACCTCGTGTCCCACGTGCCGGGCAGCGGGAGCAGCAACGGCAACGAGTACTTCTACATTCTGGTCGTCATGTCCTTCTACGGCATCTTCTTGATCGGAATCATGCTGGGCTATATGAAATCTAAGAGGCGGGAGAAGAAGTCCAGCCTGCTGCTGCTGTACAAGGATGAGGAGAGGCTCTGGGGGGAGGCCATGAAGCCGCTGCCCATGGTGTCGGGCCTGAGGTCGGTGCAGGTGCCCATGATGCTAAACATGCTGCAGGAGAGTGTGGCGCCCGCCCTGTCCTGTACCCTCTGCTCCATGGAAGGCGACAGCGTGAGCTCCGAGTCCTCCACACCGGACGTGCACCTCACCATCCAGGAGGAGGGGGCGGACGATGAGCTGGGGGAGACCTCGGAGACGCTCCTCAACGAAAGCAGCGAAGGCTCCTCGGAGAACATCCATCAGAATTCCTAG